One part of the Arachidicoccus terrestris genome encodes these proteins:
- a CDS encoding MBL fold metallo-hydrolase yields the protein MYIQQLYTGCLSEAAYYIESDGEAAIIDPMRDTQAYIELAGERKASIKYIFETHFHADFISGHLDLHKATGAPIVYGPETKAGFDVEVASDHQIFPLGKCMIEVLHTPGHTLESTCYLLRDEKDQPHAVFTGDTLFVGDVGRPDLAQKGDELTKEDLAGMLYESLQSKIVPLPEDVLVYPAHGAGSSCGKNLGTTTYSTIGDQKKTNYALQATSKSAFIKAVTADLPEPPSYFPINAAMNKKGYEELDAVLEKAMQPLAPKAFQEAGKQEGIWIIDTRDKEIFTQGFVPGSIFIGLNGRFAEWAGSLIPFDKQLLVITEPGMEKEAMTRLARVGFDKMIGYLEGGFNAWLKAGLPVDMIIDVESDELAMDLPFDQQLLVLDVRKESEFDAGHVADAVNIPLPQLLNPLRVAAIEDTDNIYIHCQSGYRSVIGASILKKQGFHNLRNILGGWKAIEQESKIPVAVTVTEEQLKEAEDAQAAKRDNNAAK from the coding sequence ATGTATATTCAACAGTTATATACGGGTTGTCTGAGTGAAGCTGCTTATTACATCGAGAGCGATGGTGAGGCAGCCATTATTGACCCGATGCGTGATACCCAGGCTTATATTGAGCTGGCCGGAGAAAGAAAGGCTTCCATCAAGTATATTTTTGAGACGCATTTTCATGCAGACTTTATCAGTGGCCATCTGGACCTGCATAAAGCAACAGGTGCCCCCATCGTCTACGGCCCCGAGACCAAGGCAGGGTTTGATGTGGAAGTCGCCAGTGATCATCAGATCTTCCCTTTGGGAAAATGTATGATCGAAGTCTTGCATACACCGGGGCACACGCTTGAAAGCACCTGTTATCTGCTTCGCGACGAAAAGGATCAGCCGCATGCAGTCTTTACAGGCGATACTTTGTTTGTAGGAGATGTCGGCCGGCCGGACCTGGCACAAAAGGGAGACGAACTTACCAAAGAGGATCTGGCAGGTATGTTATACGAAAGCCTTCAGTCAAAGATCGTTCCGTTACCCGAAGATGTCCTGGTGTATCCGGCACATGGTGCCGGCAGCAGCTGCGGCAAGAATCTCGGTACGACCACTTACAGCACGATCGGGGACCAGAAAAAGACCAACTACGCATTGCAAGCCACCAGTAAATCTGCCTTTATCAAGGCGGTCACGGCAGATTTGCCCGAACCGCCCAGCTATTTTCCGATCAATGCGGCGATGAACAAAAAAGGCTATGAGGAGCTGGACGCCGTCCTGGAAAAAGCCATGCAGCCATTAGCACCGAAAGCCTTTCAGGAGGCGGGAAAACAAGAGGGTATCTGGATCATAGATACCCGGGATAAAGAAATTTTTACACAGGGCTTTGTTCCAGGTTCCATCTTCATCGGCCTGAACGGCCGGTTTGCGGAATGGGCAGGAAGCCTGATTCCCTTTGATAAACAGCTATTGGTGATTACAGAACCAGGGATGGAAAAAGAAGCGATGACCCGGCTGGCCAGGGTAGGATTTGATAAAATGATCGGCTACTTGGAGGGTGGTTTTAACGCATGGCTAAAAGCGGGGCTCCCTGTCGATATGATTATCGACGTAGAAAGCGACGAACTGGCCATGGACCTGCCTTTTGATCAGCAATTATTAGTATTGGATGTCCGGAAGGAAAGCGAATTTGACGCAGGGCATGTCGCCGACGCCGTCAATATTCCACTCCCCCAGTTGCTCAATCCGCTTAGGGTAGCCGCTATTGAGGATACGGATAACATTTACATCCATTGCCAAAGCGGCTATCGCAGTGTGATCGGCGCTTCCATTCTAAAAAAACAGGGGTTTCATAATCTCCGCAATATATTGGGTGGCTGGAAAGCGATCGAGCAAGAATCGAAAATACCGGTTGCTGTTACCGTGACTGAGGAGCAACTTAAGGAAGCAGAAGACGCCCAGGCTGCGAAAAGAGACAACAACGCAGCAAAGTAA
- a CDS encoding ArsR/SmtB family transcription factor, whose amino-acid sequence MSNAAQTIIIKDPKSQEEITIDFLRMKKAALILRAINHKLRLQIIKLIQENEKITVTEIYVKLRLEQSVVSQHLAILRRAALVTTQRDGKFIYYTINYNRMQELVTFVDELLK is encoded by the coding sequence ATGAGCAACGCAGCGCAAACCATCATTATCAAGGATCCAAAAAGTCAAGAAGAAATCACTATAGATTTCCTGAGAATGAAAAAGGCCGCGTTAATCCTACGCGCAATCAATCATAAACTCCGGTTACAGATCATTAAACTTATTCAGGAAAATGAAAAGATTACGGTAACAGAGATTTATGTCAAATTGAGGTTAGAACAATCTGTCGTTTCTCAGCATCTAGCTATCCTAAGAAGAGCCGCTTTGGTCACTACCCAAAGAGATGGTAAGTTTATCTATTATACGATCAATTATAACAGGATGCAGGAATTGGTGACCTTTGTTGATGAATTGCTAAAGTAG
- the tsaB gene encoding tRNA (adenosine(37)-N6)-threonylcarbamoyltransferase complex dimerization subunit type 1 TsaB yields the protein MALLLHIDCAAGEACVSLGESDNILAEITHMEQKSHASFLQSAINIILEKTGKQLSNIDAVSVSAGPGSYTGLRVGLSSAKGICYTLNKPLILLNTLEIMAEKVILEQEDPGRILLAPMIDARRMEVFTALYDDHLNILLAPGAYLLDGKGFVRPFANQVKKVCFFGSGMNKWKEICPNGNFDFMDLPAGSAAQNKIAQSYFVQKRFADIAYSEPLYFKSFYTTAKI from the coding sequence ATGGCACTATTGCTACACATCGATTGCGCAGCGGGGGAAGCCTGCGTAAGTCTGGGTGAATCTGATAACATTCTCGCAGAAATAACGCATATGGAACAGAAGTCCCATGCATCTTTTTTACAATCAGCCATAAATATCATATTAGAAAAAACCGGCAAGCAATTATCTAATATTGATGCAGTATCAGTGAGTGCCGGGCCTGGCTCCTATACTGGGCTTCGGGTCGGACTCTCCTCTGCCAAAGGAATTTGCTATACATTAAATAAACCACTGATACTTTTAAACACCCTTGAAATCATGGCAGAAAAAGTCATCCTTGAGCAGGAAGATCCAGGTAGAATACTCCTTGCTCCGATGATCGATGCCCGTCGCATGGAAGTCTTTACGGCTTTATATGACGACCATTTAAATATACTCCTGGCTCCCGGCGCTTATCTGCTCGATGGCAAGGGTTTTGTGCGACCCTTTGCAAACCAGGTAAAAAAGGTTTGTTTCTTTGGTTCCGGTATGAATAAATGGAAAGAGATCTGTCCGAATGGCAATTTTGACTTTATGGACCTACCCGCAGGCAGTGCTGCACAGAACAAAATTGCCCAGTCATATTTTGTGCAAAAACGTTTTGCGGATATAGCCTATAGCGAGCCTTTATACTTTAAATCTTTTTATACAACAGCTAAGATTTAG
- the purN gene encoding phosphoribosylglycinamide formyltransferase, translating to MAIFASGAGSNAEKIMEHFENHSNITVKLVLSSKNSAGVLDKASKFDIETLVINRAAFFDTDTYIKELQKRNINIIILAGFLWKVPSNLVTAFQNRIINIHPALLPKYGGKGMYGDFVHQAVIAAGEKESGITIHLVDEAYDHGKHLFQTTCPVLPGDTAAELAGKIHVLEHRHFPEVIETYIEQHPNLFTEE from the coding sequence ATGGCAATTTTTGCATCTGGGGCTGGCTCCAATGCAGAAAAGATAATGGAGCACTTTGAAAATCATTCAAACATTACAGTTAAGTTAGTGTTATCCAGTAAAAATAGCGCCGGCGTTTTAGATAAAGCCAGCAAATTTGACATCGAAACCTTAGTTATTAACAGGGCTGCATTTTTTGATACGGATACATATATAAAGGAGCTACAAAAAAGGAATATTAATATCATTATACTAGCGGGTTTCCTATGGAAAGTCCCAAGTAACCTTGTGACAGCTTTTCAAAATAGGATCATTAATATACATCCGGCGCTCTTGCCGAAATATGGAGGAAAAGGCATGTATGGTGATTTTGTACATCAGGCAGTAATTGCTGCCGGAGAAAAAGAATCAGGCATTACCATTCACCTGGTCGATGAAGCCTATGACCACGGAAAACATCTGTTCCAGACCACATGTCCGGTACTACCGGGTGATACTGCAGCTGAACTGGCCGGTAAGATCCACGTTTTAGAGCACCGGCATTTTCCTGAGGTTATTGAAACATATATTGAACAACATCCCAACCTCTTTACAGAGGAATAA
- a CDS encoding c-type cytochrome, translating into MIHLRKVTAKVGLIVSLIFLLSFAQDAKAQDGKALFTANCASCHSVHKDMTGPALAGVESRWPDRAHIIAWVHNSSKVLSSGDKYANTLFEKWNKTPMTHFEGLLSDDDVNAILDYVKVEEAKKTAAPAAGAATQTSGEQSDNTLLYVVLTGVLAIVAIILLQVNSSLKRMSNKKEGHPVLGPIPFYRNKKFIAVVAILIFIYIGYWLASGAIGLGHSQNYEPKQPIFYSHKVHAGINQINCLYCHTNAQYSRHATIPSVNVCMNCHMAITEYTGPKLFTAEGEEVDGSAEIQKLYKYAGYVQGQPWDASKAKPIEWVRIHELPDHVYFNHSQHVMVGKVQCQTCHGDITKMDEVKQFAPLTMGWCINCHRTTNVQFKDNGFYSIYQKYHEGLKNGTIDSAKGITVEMIGGTECQKCHY; encoded by the coding sequence ATGATCCACTTAAGAAAAGTAACCGCGAAGGTTGGTTTAATTGTTAGTTTAATCTTTTTGTTGTCGTTCGCGCAGGATGCAAAAGCGCAGGATGGCAAAGCTTTATTTACAGCAAATTGTGCTTCCTGTCACAGTGTTCATAAAGATATGACCGGGCCCGCACTGGCAGGTGTTGAAAGCCGTTGGCCAGATCGCGCGCACATTATTGCCTGGGTACATAATAGTTCTAAAGTATTGTCCTCTGGCGACAAATATGCGAACACGCTGTTCGAAAAATGGAACAAGACCCCGATGACTCATTTTGAGGGGCTACTGTCCGACGATGACGTAAATGCGATCCTGGACTATGTAAAAGTAGAGGAAGCAAAAAAAACAGCAGCACCGGCAGCAGGAGCCGCTACACAGACATCCGGCGAACAATCTGATAATACCTTATTATATGTAGTACTAACGGGTGTTCTTGCCATCGTCGCAATTATCCTGTTACAGGTTAACAGCAGTCTGAAGAGAATGTCCAATAAAAAAGAAGGACATCCGGTACTGGGACCTATTCCTTTCTACAGAAATAAGAAGTTCATTGCGGTTGTTGCTATCCTGATCTTCATCTATATCGGATACTGGCTGGCCAGTGGTGCGATCGGTCTGGGGCATTCTCAAAACTATGAACCTAAACAGCCGATATTCTATTCACACAAAGTGCATGCGGGTATCAATCAGATCAACTGTCTGTATTGTCACACCAATGCACAATATAGCAGACATGCAACAATTCCTTCAGTTAATGTTTGTATGAACTGTCATATGGCTATTACAGAGTATACAGGTCCTAAGCTCTTTACGGCTGAAGGTGAAGAAGTTGACGGTTCTGCAGAAATTCAGAAATTGTATAAATATGCCGGCTATGTCCAGGGACAGCCATGGGATGCTTCTAAAGCCAAACCCATTGAATGGGTTCGTATCCACGAGCTGCCTGACCATGTATATTTTAATCACTCTCAGCACGTTATGGTTGGTAAAGTACAATGTCAGACTTGCCATGGCGATATCACAAAAATGGACGAAGTCAAACAATTCGCTCCGCTGACCATGGGCTGGTGTATTAACTGTCACCGCACAACTAATGTACAATTTAAAGACAACGGATTCTATAGCATCTATCAAAAATATCATGAAGGATTGAAGAACGGAACCATTGATTCTGCCAAAGGCATTACAGTGGAAATGATCGGCGGTACTGAGTGCCAGAAATGTCACTATTAA
- a CDS encoding TAT-variant-translocated molybdopterin oxidoreductase, whose protein sequence is MANKKHWQSFGERGNTKAFQDANKNEFPEDLLPFEEVDGGFLSAPTPRRDFLKYLGFSTAAAALAASCETPVRKVIPFANKPEDIVPGVANYYATTYVEDGDAISVLAKVRDGRPIKLEGNELSAVTNGGTSARLQASVIELYNTARLRYPTIGEGKEVTFEAIDKAISGNLNGPAVILTTPVTSPSSLEVINKFIAKFPGSRHVTYNSVSYSGLLEANDASYGKKAIPTYHFDNAKVIVGLGADFLGTWIAPVQFSKQYAVGRKIDEKKPTMSKHYQFEGILTPTGASADERFQTRPSEMGLVAAALLSAVNGGGVSGIQDAKLKAGVEKVAKDLIANKGAALVVSGSADKNVQIVINAINEALGANGTTIDWSVLNNTRQGTDSEFVQLLNDMKAGNVSTLIVYGANPAYSWQKSDDFAAALKKVRTTISLNEKADETTQLCKYVVPSHHFLESWGDAEPRTGHFSFIQPTINPLFKTRQWQDSLLKWAGEPSDYETFLKNYWMTKLGGGETMWLKTIQSGVINPAPTAAAAAAFNSAAVQPALAAVSSKKKAGKYELVLYQKISIGEGQGASNPFLQEMPDPISRATWDNYVMISPAMAKELLGIDIYSEGRADEYEVYPEKPVVKVTVGGASLELPILVIPGTHPNTVGIAVGYGRTGKVGKAADGYGKNAYPLAQLVNGTVLFEQYDVKIEKTGKKSKVAQIQVHDRYDSVIGGKRTEVLKVLNLPEFQEDPKEILRDREEELKPYGGVENFETQGTIYPYYDKPGIHWAMSVDMNACNGCGACVVACNIENNVPIVGKDEVARFHDMHWLRIDRYYTGDVDNPNVVFQPMLCQHCDNAPCENVCPVNATNHSTEGLNQMAYNRCIGTRYCANNCPYKVRRFNWADYTGADSFPNNQDQTTVGKLDATVHDRMDELSRMVLNPDVTVRSRGVMEKCSFCVQRLQDGKLKAKKESRPLKSGANNEWDVKTACQQACASDCIVFGNVNDKDSAISKVRRENPLRLFHSLEQLHTMPNVNYFAKVRNTDVKEIETPTA, encoded by the coding sequence ATGGCGAACAAAAAACACTGGCAAAGTTTTGGTGAGCGTGGAAATACAAAGGCATTTCAGGACGCAAACAAAAACGAATTCCCCGAAGATCTACTTCCTTTTGAAGAAGTAGATGGCGGGTTTTTAAGCGCGCCAACGCCCAGAAGAGATTTTTTAAAATATTTAGGTTTTTCCACTGCTGCAGCTGCGCTGGCTGCCAGTTGCGAAACACCTGTTCGTAAGGTCATTCCATTTGCCAACAAACCTGAGGATATTGTACCGGGCGTAGCCAATTACTATGCTACCACCTATGTAGAAGACGGAGATGCCATTAGTGTATTGGCTAAAGTACGGGATGGCCGTCCTATTAAATTGGAAGGAAATGAGCTGAGTGCTGTGACAAATGGCGGCACCTCTGCCCGTTTACAGGCATCCGTCATCGAATTATACAACACCGCACGACTGCGTTACCCAACCATTGGGGAAGGTAAAGAAGTTACTTTTGAGGCTATTGATAAAGCGATCAGCGGTAATCTGAATGGGCCAGCAGTTATCCTGACCACACCGGTGACATCGCCCAGCAGCCTGGAAGTTATTAATAAATTTATCGCCAAGTTCCCTGGTAGCCGCCATGTAACTTATAATAGTGTTTCCTATAGCGGATTGTTGGAAGCCAATGATGCCAGCTATGGAAAAAAGGCGATTCCGACCTATCACTTTGATAATGCGAAAGTCATTGTGGGTCTCGGTGCCGATTTTCTGGGTACCTGGATCGCGCCGGTTCAGTTCTCCAAGCAATATGCAGTAGGTCGCAAGATCGATGAGAAGAAGCCGACGATGAGCAAGCACTATCAGTTTGAAGGTATTCTGACACCTACGGGTGCCAGTGCTGATGAGCGCTTCCAGACCAGGCCTTCTGAAATGGGGCTGGTCGCAGCAGCCTTACTGAGTGCTGTCAATGGCGGAGGTGTGAGCGGCATCCAGGATGCTAAATTAAAAGCAGGTGTTGAAAAGGTTGCAAAAGACCTGATTGCCAATAAAGGCGCCGCACTGGTCGTTTCGGGTAGCGCTGACAAAAATGTCCAGATCGTTATCAATGCCATCAATGAGGCATTGGGCGCGAACGGCACTACCATTGACTGGAGTGTTCTGAACAATACCCGTCAGGGTACCGACAGTGAGTTCGTTCAGCTGCTAAATGATATGAAAGCCGGCAATGTATCTACGCTTATCGTATATGGTGCTAATCCGGCCTATAGCTGGCAGAAAAGCGATGATTTTGCAGCCGCATTGAAAAAAGTTCGGACAACGATTTCCTTAAACGAGAAAGCTGATGAAACAACACAGCTTTGTAAATATGTCGTTCCCAGCCATCATTTCCTGGAAAGCTGGGGTGATGCAGAACCAAGAACCGGTCATTTTAGCTTTATTCAGCCTACAATCAATCCATTATTTAAGACCCGTCAATGGCAGGACAGCCTGTTGAAGTGGGCGGGAGAGCCTTCTGATTATGAGACTTTCCTGAAAAATTACTGGATGACCAAGTTGGGTGGTGGTGAAACCATGTGGCTGAAAACTATTCAGAGTGGTGTTATTAACCCGGCGCCGACTGCTGCCGCCGCAGCTGCCTTCAATAGCGCTGCCGTTCAGCCTGCACTTGCTGCTGTTAGCAGCAAGAAAAAGGCCGGTAAGTACGAATTGGTTCTTTATCAGAAGATCTCTATCGGAGAAGGTCAGGGTGCCTCTAACCCCTTCCTGCAGGAAATGCCTGACCCGATCTCCAGAGCAACCTGGGACAACTATGTAATGATCTCCCCGGCAATGGCTAAAGAATTGTTGGGTATTGATATCTACAGCGAAGGCCGTGCCGATGAATACGAAGTATATCCTGAAAAGCCGGTAGTAAAAGTAACTGTCGGTGGAGCTTCTCTTGAATTACCTATTCTGGTGATTCCCGGAACGCATCCAAATACCGTTGGTATCGCTGTTGGTTATGGCCGTACCGGCAAGGTGGGTAAAGCTGCGGATGGTTATGGTAAGAATGCCTACCCACTGGCTCAACTGGTAAACGGAACTGTTCTTTTTGAACAGTATGATGTAAAAATCGAGAAGACGGGGAAGAAGTCTAAAGTTGCGCAGATTCAGGTACACGATCGCTACGATTCCGTTATCGGCGGTAAACGTACCGAAGTGTTGAAAGTATTGAATCTTCCTGAGTTCCAGGAGGATCCGAAAGAGATATTAAGAGACCGAGAAGAAGAGCTCAAGCCTTATGGCGGTGTTGAGAACTTTGAAACACAAGGTACAATCTATCCATATTATGATAAACCAGGGATCCACTGGGCCATGAGCGTGGATATGAATGCCTGTAACGGTTGTGGTGCGTGCGTAGTCGCCTGTAATATTGAGAACAATGTGCCGATCGTCGGTAAAGACGAGGTGGCCCGCTTCCATGATATGCACTGGCTCCGTATTGACCGTTATTATACCGGAGATGTTGATAATCCGAACGTTGTGTTCCAACCGATGCTTTGTCAACACTGTGACAATGCACCTTGTGAAAACGTATGTCCGGTCAATGCGACCAATCACAGTACTGAAGGATTGAACCAGATGGCATATAACCGTTGTATCGGTACGCGTTATTGCGCTAATAACTGTCCATACAAAGTACGCCGCTTCAACTGGGCTGACTATACCGGTGCGGATTCATTCCCTAACAACCAGGATCAGACTACCGTCGGTAAATTGGATGCAACTGTTCACGATAGAATGGATGAACTGTCCAGAATGGTATTAAATCCGGATGTGACTGTCCGCTCCCGTGGTGTAATGGAAAAATGTTCTTTCTGTGTGCAGCGTTTACAGGACGGTAAGCTCAAAGCGAAGAAAGAAAGCAGACCATTAAAATCCGGTGCGAATAATGAGTGGGATGTGAAAACTGCCTGTCAGCAGGCATGTGCAAGCGATTGTATCGTCTTTGGTAACGTAAATGACAAAGACAGTGCTATCTCTAAAGTGAGAAGAGAAAATCCGCTGAGATTATTCCATTCTCTGGAACAATTACACACTATGCCAAATGTGAACTATTTTGCGAAAGTGCGTAATACAGATGTGAAAGAGATAGAAACTCCGACGGCTTAA
- the nrfD gene encoding NrfD/PsrC family molybdoenzyme membrane anchor subunit, with protein sequence MSLFKYESELREPLVKGSKSYHQITEDLVAPIEVKPGKLWYIGFFISLCLLLFGVISVYTEVVYGIGQWNLNKTVGWGWDITNFVWWVGIGHAGTLISAILLLFRQGWRTGVNRAAEAMTIFAVMCAGQFPIFHMGRVWDGFFVMPYPNTRGPLWPNFDSPLLWDVFAISTYFTVSVLFWYTGLLPDFATVRDRAKTKLRKLLYGIASFGWTGSTKHWQRHEALSLVLAGLATPLVLSVHTIVSFDFATSVIPGWHTTIFPPYFVAGAVFSGFAMVNSLLLIVRKMMNLQQYITIGHIEAMNKVIVLTGSIVGVAYLSELFIAWYSGNRYEAYAFFYSRADLFSPLGWSYWGMIAFNVLSPQIFWFRKMRRNLFVTFFMSIIVNIGMWFERFVIIVTSIYRDYVPSAWTVYYHPTIWEMGFYIGTFGLFFTCFFLFSKYFPVIAIAEIKSIAKTSGDNHKWAVSPVESKEPEVFAHEYAH encoded by the coding sequence ATGTCATTATTTAAATACGAATCAGAACTCAGAGAACCCTTGGTGAAGGGCAGCAAATCGTATCATCAGATTACGGAAGATCTTGTTGCACCCATTGAAGTGAAACCAGGCAAATTGTGGTACATCGGGTTTTTTATTTCCCTCTGTCTTTTGCTTTTTGGTGTGATCAGTGTCTATACCGAAGTGGTATACGGTATCGGTCAGTGGAATCTGAATAAGACCGTGGGTTGGGGATGGGATATCACCAACTTCGTATGGTGGGTAGGTATTGGTCATGCCGGTACATTGATTTCTGCAATCCTGTTGCTGTTCCGTCAGGGGTGGCGTACAGGGGTGAACCGTGCTGCTGAAGCGATGACGATCTTCGCCGTAATGTGTGCCGGTCAGTTCCCGATCTTCCACATGGGTCGTGTATGGGATGGTTTCTTCGTAATGCCTTATCCGAACACACGTGGTCCTTTATGGCCTAATTTCGATTCTCCTTTGCTGTGGGACGTATTTGCGATCTCTACGTATTTCACGGTTTCTGTATTATTCTGGTATACAGGTCTGTTGCCTGATTTTGCAACGGTTCGCGACCGTGCGAAAACTAAACTTAGAAAATTATTATATGGTATTGCCTCTTTTGGATGGACGGGTTCCACCAAACACTGGCAGCGGCATGAAGCCTTGTCCTTAGTCTTGGCAGGTCTTGCAACCCCGCTGGTACTTTCGGTACACACGATTGTATCCTTTGACTTTGCCACTTCAGTCATCCCAGGTTGGCATACAACGATCTTCCCGCCGTATTTTGTAGCTGGTGCGGTGTTCTCCGGGTTTGCCATGGTAAACTCACTGCTGCTCATTGTCCGTAAAATGATGAATCTACAGCAATATATTACTATTGGTCACATCGAGGCGATGAACAAAGTAATTGTACTGACGGGTTCCATTGTTGGTGTAGCTTACCTGTCTGAACTTTTTATCGCCTGGTATAGCGGTAACCGCTATGAGGCCTATGCTTTCTTCTATAGCCGTGCCGATTTATTTAGCCCCCTGGGATGGAGCTACTGGGGTATGATTGCCTTTAACGTTCTCAGTCCGCAAATCTTCTGGTTCCGTAAAATGAGACGTAACCTGTTTGTAACATTCTTTATGAGTATCATCGTAAATATCGGTATGTGGTTTGAGCGTTTTGTAATCATCGTTACTTCTATTTACAGAGACTATGTTCCTTCTGCATGGACGGTATACTATCACCCGACTATTTGGGAAATGGGCTTTTATATTGGTACGTTTGGTCTATTCTTTACCTGTTTCTTCCTATTCTCCAAGTATTTCCCGGTTATCGCCATTGCGGAGATCAAGAGTATTGCGAAGACATCGGGCGACAACCATAAATGGGCTGTGTCACCTGTTGAATCAAAAGAACCTGAAGTATTTGCACATGAGTATGCGCACTAA
- a CDS encoding DUF3341 domain-containing protein, giving the protein MAKKKFVVASFDDEANLFPAVEKTRKAGYKIHDVYTPFPMHGLDHVMGLRETSLHTAGFIYGILGTCTALGCMTWIFVSDWPQIYDGKPHFALPAFIPITFELTVLFAAVGMVYTFCWLCQLAPFVKKHIFHPRQTDDIFVLAVECTPGTDVAELERFFDDKGTVGVEIQDAEAGWWWGRFDKEQQIINENAVEVL; this is encoded by the coding sequence ATGGCAAAAAAGAAATTTGTTGTAGCGAGTTTTGATGATGAAGCAAATCTGTTCCCTGCGGTGGAAAAAACCCGCAAGGCCGGATACAAGATTCACGACGTGTACACACCCTTTCCGATGCATGGTCTTGACCATGTAATGGGGCTCAGGGAGACCAGTTTGCATACCGCTGGATTTATTTATGGTATTCTGGGAACCTGTACAGCCCTTGGCTGTATGACATGGATCTTCGTGTCTGACTGGCCTCAGATTTATGACGGTAAACCGCATTTTGCGTTGCCGGCATTTATTCCGATCACTTTCGAATTGACGGTGCTTTTCGCAGCGGTAGGGATGGTGTATACATTTTGCTGGTTATGTCAGTTAGCTCCATTTGTAAAGAAACACATTTTCCACCCCAGGCAGACGGATGACATTTTTGTACTCGCTGTAGAGTGCACTCCCGGGACAGATGTTGCGGAATTGGAAAGATTTTTTGATGATAAAGGAACGGTAGGTGTTGAGATCCAGGACGCTGAAGCGGGCTGGTGGTGGGGCCGCTTTGACAAAGAGCAGCAGATCATCAATGAGAATGCAGTAGAAGTATTATAA
- a CDS encoding c-type cytochrome, with product MKKLSVIALILISGATLVSCGNEVRRDPGHVYMPDMFYSRAYETYAQRDSAQFTTDKAEAGRKIFYNNQPVAGTIAAGEDLPFPLAKDAAGDTTNYVASKALVNPEGPLTAEQTTEIHRLYLINCGICHGAKMDGNGPLYNDGNGPFAAAPKNLLGDPIVMNMPEGQMFYSIEYGKGMMGSYASQLSRKQRWQLVHYIKARQHQAKGIPVDPADVADTTALAAN from the coding sequence ATGAAAAAATTATCTGTCATAGCACTTATTTTGATTAGCGGGGCAACCTTGGTAAGTTGTGGTAATGAGGTAAGACGCGATCCGGGTCATGTTTATATGCCGGATATGTTCTACAGCCGGGCCTATGAAACATATGCCCAGAGGGATTCTGCCCAGTTTACAACTGATAAGGCAGAAGCAGGGCGTAAAATATTCTACAATAACCAGCCTGTAGCCGGTACCATTGCAGCAGGAGAGGATTTGCCTTTCCCTCTGGCAAAAGATGCTGCCGGTGATACGACGAATTACGTGGCTTCAAAAGCACTGGTTAATCCTGAAGGTCCTTTGACTGCTGAACAGACAACAGAGATTCACCGTTTGTATCTGATTAACTGTGGTATCTGTCATGGTGCTAAAATGGATGGCAACGGTCCGCTGTATAATGACGGTAATGGTCCATTTGCCGCGGCTCCTAAGAACCTACTTGGTGATCCGATCGTTATGAATATGCCTGAAGGCCAGATGTTCTATTCTATTGAATACGGTAAGGGGATGATGGGGAGCTATGCTTCTCAGTTGAGTCGCAAGCAACGTTGGCAGCTGGTACATTATATTAAAGCCCGGCAACACCAGGCCAAAGGCATACCGGTGGATCCGGCAGATGTAGCAGATACAACAGCTTTGGCAGCTAATTAA